Part of the Impatiens glandulifera chromosome 8, dImpGla2.1, whole genome shotgun sequence genome is shown below.
ttaacaaattaatatttgcaTTTTGTGAGATTGTTCTAGCTATATATAGAGTTATGCAACCATGGATTGATTAGTGTTGAATATTCAACATACTTCTGTTTTCTTGGATCTATCCAATTTTCCAACATACTCTACCAACTATTTAAAACTTATCTCATACAACCTCTTACTATCTTCAAAGTAACAGATAACcactataaataatatatatctctTACAATCTTTAAAGTTCAACAGATAAccacataaataatatatatctctTACTATCCTTTAAAGTccacataaataatatatatatataaaaacaacaataaatataactaaacaaATTATGTGATATTATATATGCCGCCAAAAGTActtattagttatattaatttaggaagaaacaaaataaaaaaagaaaaccaaGCTGGTCTAGATAGATCTATGGCAGAAAACCATTTCAAGAAGAAAGCAATTAAGAGATAAGTATGGAATTTATTTCTCAAGAAAACCAGTTTGAATGAGAATGGAATTCCTGAGTTTGCTAAGATCCCTTCCTTTAAGTGTTCTTCCAACACCTTCACACATGGAAAAAGATGAAATCTGACTCCTCTCTAGCTTTCTTGCCAAGAACTCATGAGGTGGGAGGaccatctcttcttcttcaccttcttcatcataatcataatcataatctTCTTGATGATGAGTAAAATTACCATTTATAATGTCAACCCTTTTTGATGGTTTTCTGCAAATTCTGCTCATGGATGCTGATGAATGTTTAACCATATTGTCCACTATAGTACTACTCGATGTCTTTTGATCAACTGGGACTCGGTTATTATTGTTCAATGATCTCCTCCTCTTCATCATTAACTTTTTTGTTGAATCCTCGGATGAGGATAATTTCACTGACcaaacttcatcttcttcaagatCTCCATCTGCCATTTTAGTATATCTTGATGGTCTGGTTCTTTCTCTTTAGCTTGTTTCTTTGCAATACacaaagagagagagattaaATAGTTATTAAATGGCACACATACagagggagagagaaaagaatGAGGACATAATGAGTCACAAGTGAAGAAATAAGGCTCGGTTtggatttattataatatatttagaataaatatataatgttaaaataatttatttttttaaatgataaatattttaatactttgattaataaataaaatgatttgaattgataagatataataaaataatatttaattaattaataattaatttttaaaataaatccaaTCCAACAATATCcagaaaaacattaaaattaagagTGTtcgaatttaatataaaaaatttagaaatgataatacaattgaaaaaaaaaattataattataaaagagatTACAcagaaagaaaatttataaagataacTAGGATGAATGATGTGTGCAAAAATTACTCTTTctcacacttttttttatttttatttttctagtattttttttatcatttcctCTATGTTTTTCAATCACTCAATTTACTTCTTCTTTATcactattattaaaaaaaattaaaaaatgatattatatgaATGGATAAATATATCACTACTTGTTAGGCATgttatattatatgaataataagtatttgtttatgttataaatttttttctGACAAaacaatacttttttttttttattgtaacagacaaaaattacaataaaactttcaatcaaaaatttaaaataagttatcattcattttataaatagtttatgaatattaaaaacttataaaaaaccTTTTAAGTAAAAGGAAACTTaacatagaaaataaaataaaattttgatatagcatgaaaataagaaaataaatacaaacatgTTACTCAATAGTTTATCAAGCTTATTTcaagaaaaacgattaacttatCGTCCAACTTCACTAGTTTTCGTAACGAATATGAGAAATCGttgtaataatatcattatgGAAGGATAAGTATCGAACAAATACGTTCATTTTAgtaatttttctttaactaaATAGTCCATCAGAAAATAACTTAAATGTTGGTGATTTTCGTGGTTTATTGACCGATTTttcacaatttaaaacaaagttTTATAATGAGATGAAGAATGTGCATAAACTTTCAGacttactaattattttttaagatgaCAGAAACAAAGTTAGATCTTCGTCTAAAAGGAAAAGGTCCAATATGCCTAATAACTTAATAGTGAGTTCTACTAAACAATTGAAGACCTCTTGAACAAGTCATACAAGTCGGTCCAAGATTTGACATTCGagacataaattattattcgggtgtgtttaaaaaaattggaatgaacttgagaaaataatgaaaaaaattatgaacaaaACGGATAGATGAAcgtaaattttacattttttcacGATAGATATCAAAATCATGTCAAAGTCatacaataaattttatatttttcaggGTGGGCTTAACCTCCACCATTGGATTGACGATGACTCGCTTACAAATCCCTCTCATATTTGGCATATATGTTCCTCATCCTCTTATGGGAtcgtgttaggatctagatttTCCTCTACATATTGGGTATATGTCTTTGTCTCGACCAAAATCTAGTAGTGAGTCATCGTCAAACTTGTCTTATGGTCTCATGCATGTATTGCTCAAGAATGATTTAGGTAGGGATTGTACTAAACTTAATTATGTGTAATGACCTAACTAAGGATTGTACTTGTCAACATTAAACTCGACATTAATTTTCACAACCTTTTAGGTATGTTTATAGGAAGAGATTGTACTTGTCAGCATTAAACTTGTCATTAATTTTCACAATCTCTTAGGTATGTTTATAGGAACGGATCTATGTAGAGATTATAATTAAATAGCtgaattcaagaaaaaaaaattatttactaaattttagtgtatataattttttaaaaggaaaaaaagctcacttagacgtatgtacttgtacaactagctcatttagacgtatgtactaataaaatgtcatttaaacatatgtactatcaaaaattggctcatttagcctcttttagtaaccatggttaacttttattgttaaatttatatatttattaattaaatattaatatattttctctctctttctttttcattaattaaagtagataatttattttattcttaaattttttattattttaatattaatttttattttatatttcatctttttttattagtttttatttctcatatttcttaaattctcatttttttaaaaaaaatttaacaacttatttatgaattttatgttttactgtaatattttttttgaagggtttttttcttatttaatttaatataataaaaatgaaaaagagttttttcttatttagtttaatataaataaaaatgaaattaataaatttttatttaatttttattcacgacttatattagtaaatgaattgttttgtctaatatttgattattactcttttggtgtttgatgaatgagtttttattattatccaattcttaattcttaattaatttatttttgtgttgaagaatttttattgttgaaagaattttcattgttatattcaattattggaataaacaaatttaaaataattaataattaatgtaaatataaaaaaatatatatatatataaaagaaaaagaaatatagagttaaaataattaacaatgaatgctcatctatatatatatataaaataaaattaaaataatcaatcataaatactcatataaaaataataaaaaattataaaaaagaaaaaaaagatagagagttcatttattagtaataaatgaaataataaataaaaagaaaagagagaaaatatattaatatttaattaataaatatataaatttaaaaataaaagttaaccatggttactaaaggaggctaaatgagccaatttttgatagtacatatgtttaaatgaccttttattagtacatac
Proteins encoded:
- the LOC124912632 gene encoding uncharacterized protein LOC124912632; translated protein: MADGDLEEDEVWSVKLSSSEDSTKKLMMKRRRSLNNNNRVPVDQKTSSSTIVDNMVKHSSASMSRICRKPSKRVDIINGNFTHHQEDYDYDYDEEGEEEEMVLPPHEFLARKLERSQISSFSMCEGVGRTLKGRDLSKLRNSILIQTGFLEK